A window of the Ipomoea triloba cultivar NCNSP0323 chromosome 14, ASM357664v1 genome harbors these coding sequences:
- the LOC116004987 gene encoding uncharacterized protein LOC116004987, which yields MPSSKTHRRGGSEEKNRKGRIVEKAKSFHGHGVENTAELLGRPRTVPDLISAQRSSTEMRFPSKLTKLLINVRIQRCLGAVQVLMSSESTVEDLIAAALRQYVKEGRRSALPSTDPADFGLHYSQFSLEGLDRTDSVMTLGSRNFFLCMKNSPAGTGRGGATPSCGAAPGCSSEVDRVTKFGLPWIKFMDILL from the exons ATGCCGAGTTCGAAGACTCATCGAAGAGGGGGATCGGAGGAGAAGAATAGGAAGGGAAGGATAGTTGAGAAGGCGAAGTCGTTTCACGGCCACGGCGTGGAGAACACGGCGGAGTTGCTAGGGAGGCCGCGGACGGTGCCGGACTTGATCTCCGCCCAGCGAAGTTCCACGGAAATGAGGTTTCCGTCGAAGCTCACCAAGTTACTGATCAACGTGAGGATACAGAGATGCCTTGGCGCCGTGCAGGTGTTGATGTCGTCGGAATCAACGGTGGAGGACCTCATCGCCGCCGCTCTCCGCCAGTACGTAAAGGAAGGACGGCGGTCGGCGCTCCCCTCCACTGATCCCGCAGATTTCGGACTCCATTACTCGCAGTTTAGTTTAGAAG GTTTGGACAGGACAGACAGTGTGATGACGCTCGGATCAAGAAACTTCTTCCTCTGCATGAAAAATTCCCCCGCAGGCACAGGACGTGGCGGCGCAACGCCGTCATGCGGCGCAGCTCCGGGCTGCTCATCGGAAGTTGATCGTGTTACCAAATTTGGCTTGCCTTGGATCAAGTTCATGGACATCTTATTGTGA